In the genome of Actinomadura graeca, one region contains:
- a CDS encoding dipeptide ABC transporter ATP-binding protein: MWSDQDADALLTVEGLSVAFGSGRDRVDAVRGVGFTLRPGECLAIVGESGSGKSVTARALLGLAGPQSTVTAKRLELEGEDLTRAGDRRWRELRGRRIGMVLQDALSSLDPLRTVEAEIGETLRNHRTVPRRDRGDRVVSLLERVHVPEPALRARQYPHQLSGGLRQRALIASAVAADPAVLIADEPTTALDVTVQAQILDLLTAMRTAGTAVLLISHDLSVVARLADRIAVMYQGEFVEQGPAEDVLGSPSHPYTRRLLAAVPGVRPRGARLAPPEPARDPADAAAACRYAPRCPLAEARCREHAPPLVSTGPAHGALCWRTGEEEPSPALDVAGTARKPRDEAVIEVSGLAKGFRGPDRKHRPAVRDVSLTLHAGETLGVVGESGSGKSTLAALVMGLLEPEEGTVGFLGEPWSRVPESSRRPRRGRIQLVHQDPLASFDPRYTVERVVGEALGSPGRRAVRRHRDQIAGLLRRVGLDPGLLTRHPRELSGGQRQRVAIARALAPEPDVIVCDEPVSALDVSVQAQILDLFVDLRDELDVALLFISHDLGVIHHISDRVIVMREAEVVETGPVEEVFQNPRHPYTRSLLAAVPQPVARTDSTPTH; the protein is encoded by the coding sequence GTGTGGAGCGATCAGGACGCTGACGCCCTGCTCACCGTCGAGGGCCTCAGTGTCGCCTTCGGCTCCGGACGGGACCGCGTGGACGCCGTCCGCGGGGTGGGGTTCACGCTGCGGCCCGGGGAATGCCTGGCCATCGTCGGCGAGTCGGGCTCCGGCAAGAGCGTGACGGCGCGCGCGCTGCTCGGGCTGGCCGGGCCGCAGTCCACGGTCACCGCGAAGCGGCTGGAACTGGAAGGCGAGGACCTGACCCGCGCCGGGGACCGCCGCTGGCGGGAGCTGCGCGGACGCCGGATCGGCATGGTCCTGCAGGACGCGCTGTCGTCGCTCGACCCGCTGCGGACCGTCGAGGCGGAGATCGGCGAGACGCTCCGCAACCACCGCACCGTCCCCCGGCGGGACCGCGGGGACCGGGTGGTCTCGCTCCTGGAGCGCGTCCACGTCCCCGAGCCGGCGCTGCGCGCCCGGCAGTACCCGCACCAGCTGTCGGGCGGCCTGCGGCAGCGCGCCCTCATCGCCTCGGCCGTCGCCGCCGACCCCGCCGTCCTCATCGCCGACGAGCCGACGACGGCGCTGGACGTGACCGTCCAGGCCCAGATCCTCGACCTGCTGACCGCGATGCGGACGGCGGGGACCGCCGTCCTGCTGATCAGCCACGACCTGTCGGTCGTGGCCAGGCTCGCCGACCGGATCGCGGTCATGTACCAGGGCGAGTTCGTCGAGCAGGGACCGGCCGAGGACGTGCTGGGGTCGCCGTCCCACCCGTACACGCGGCGGCTGCTCGCCGCGGTTCCCGGCGTCCGCCCCCGGGGTGCGCGGCTCGCCCCGCCGGAGCCCGCCCGCGACCCGGCGGACGCCGCGGCCGCCTGCCGGTACGCGCCCCGGTGCCCGCTCGCGGAGGCACGCTGCCGCGAGCACGCCCCTCCCCTGGTGTCCACCGGGCCCGCCCACGGCGCCCTGTGCTGGCGGACCGGCGAGGAGGAGCCGTCCCCGGCGCTGGACGTGGCCGGCACCGCCCGCAAGCCCCGCGACGAGGCGGTGATCGAGGTCAGCGGCCTCGCCAAGGGGTTCCGCGGCCCGGACCGCAAGCACCGCCCCGCCGTGCGGGACGTCTCGCTCACCCTGCACGCCGGGGAGACGCTCGGCGTCGTGGGCGAGTCGGGGTCGGGCAAGAGCACGCTCGCCGCCCTGGTCATGGGGCTGCTGGAACCCGAGGAGGGCACCGTGGGCTTCCTCGGGGAACCCTGGTCGCGGGTGCCCGAGTCGTCCCGGCGGCCGCGGCGCGGGCGGATCCAGCTCGTCCACCAGGACCCGCTGGCCTCCTTCGACCCCCGGTACACCGTCGAGCGCGTCGTCGGGGAGGCGCTCGGCTCGCCCGGCCGGCGCGCCGTGCGGCGGCACCGCGACCAGATCGCCGGGCTGCTCCGCCGGGTCGGCCTCGATCCGGGGCTGCTCACCCGCCACCCCCGCGAGCTGTCCGGCGGGCAGCGCCAGCGGGTGGCCATCGCCCGCGCCCTGGCGCCCGAGCCGGACGTCATCGTGTGCGACGAGCCGGTCTCGGCCCTCGACGTGTCGGTGCAGGCGCAGATCCTCGACCTGTTCGTCGACCTGCGGGACGAGCTGGACGTCGCGCTGCTGTTCATCTCGCACGACCTCGGCGTGATCCACCACATCAGCGACCGGGTGATCGTGATGCGCGAGGCCGAGGTGGTGGAGACGGGGCCGGTCGAGGAGGTCTTCCAGAACCCGCGGCACCCCTACACACGGTCCCTGCTGGCCGCCGTCCCCCAGCCCGTGGCCCGCACGGACAGCACCCCGACACACTGA
- a CDS encoding ABC transporter permease, translating to MGMTTLPRATWPAVLPRRRRRAGTPPPGVWAAAAVLALIAVAVVWPDLLATHAPDQGDPVDALAPPSLGHPFGTDQLGRDVYSRVVHGARPSLTIGLGATTIAVLAGSLLGVLAATGGRVLDELIMRVSDVFLAFPGLLLSLLIVAVLGTGTLNATLAIGASLVPGFVRLARGQALVVRNSDYVRTAVTLGRRRTDILGRHVLPNALPPLLVLAMINVGTAVIAGSSLSFLGLGPKPPTPEWGAMLSEGRDFLGTAWSLAVFPGLAVTATVLAVNVVGRWLQRRFEGRLPSVERSGR from the coding sequence ATGGGAATGACCACGCTCCCCCGCGCGACGTGGCCGGCGGTCCTGCCGCGCCGCCGGCGGCGGGCGGGGACTCCGCCGCCGGGGGTGTGGGCCGCCGCCGCGGTGCTCGCGCTCATCGCGGTCGCCGTGGTCTGGCCGGACCTGCTCGCCACGCACGCGCCCGACCAGGGGGACCCGGTCGACGCGCTCGCCCCGCCGAGCCTCGGCCACCCCTTCGGCACCGACCAGCTCGGCCGGGACGTCTACAGCCGCGTGGTCCACGGCGCGCGGCCGTCGCTGACGATCGGCCTCGGCGCCACCACCATCGCGGTGCTCGCCGGTTCGCTCCTCGGGGTGCTGGCCGCGACCGGCGGCCGGGTGCTCGACGAGCTGATCATGCGCGTGTCGGACGTGTTCCTGGCCTTCCCCGGCCTGCTGCTCTCGCTGCTCATCGTCGCGGTCCTCGGAACGGGGACGCTGAACGCCACGCTGGCGATCGGCGCCTCCCTGGTCCCCGGCTTCGTCCGGCTGGCCCGCGGGCAGGCGCTGGTCGTGCGGAACTCCGACTACGTCCGCACCGCGGTCACGCTGGGCCGGCGGCGGACGGACATCCTCGGCAGGCACGTGCTCCCCAACGCCCTTCCGCCGCTGCTCGTGCTGGCGATGATCAACGTGGGGACGGCGGTCATCGCCGGCTCCTCGCTGAGCTTCCTCGGCCTCGGGCCGAAGCCGCCGACGCCCGAATGGGGCGCAATGCTGTCGGAGGGGCGCGACTTCCTGGGGACCGCCTGGTCCCTCGCGGTGTTCCCGGGGCTGGCGGTGACCGCGACCGTCCTCGCCGTCAACGTCGTCGGCAGGTGGCTGCAGCGGCGGTTCGAAGGGAGGCTCCCCAGTGTGGAGCGATCAGGACGCTGA
- a CDS encoding amidohydrolase family protein translates to MTERILTAAEMLTGVPGEVIPDGAVLVRDGLIEDVGPAADVIGRAAAGTPRVSFPEARILPGLIDVHVHLVFDGGEDPVATLAATGDPALVLDMAARARRLLDVGVTTVRDLGDRNGLAARLRDAVAAGTVPGPRILTAGAPITVTGGHCSFLGGQADGVEQVRALVRRQAEDGVDVIKVMVTGGHLTPEGPSSWELQYGTEEVAAAVEEARRFGLRVAAHVHTREGVEVAVAAGAHTLEHCTFLTEAGPPAGPDADEKLIRTIAEKGVYVCPTFHGGMGALETRFGADVLRPWLEIRRDQHEQGVRLIAGTDAGVTGVGVEQYAEGLRWLGRAGLPADAVIAMATSVAADALDLGGRTGRLRPGLDADLIVVDGDPRADLSVLRHPRLVVARGRFHVPRAGESLPWE, encoded by the coding sequence GTGACGGAACGGATCCTGACCGCGGCGGAAATGCTGACCGGCGTCCCCGGGGAGGTGATCCCGGACGGGGCGGTCCTGGTCCGCGACGGCCTCATCGAGGACGTGGGACCCGCCGCCGACGTCATCGGCCGCGCGGCGGCCGGGACGCCCCGGGTCTCCTTCCCGGAGGCCCGGATCCTGCCCGGCCTGATCGACGTCCACGTCCACCTGGTGTTCGACGGCGGCGAGGACCCGGTGGCCACGCTGGCGGCCACCGGGGACCCCGCCCTCGTGCTGGACATGGCCGCGCGGGCGCGGCGGCTGCTGGACGTGGGCGTCACCACGGTGCGCGACCTCGGCGACCGCAACGGCCTCGCGGCGCGGCTGCGCGACGCGGTCGCCGCGGGGACGGTCCCCGGCCCCCGCATCCTCACCGCAGGCGCGCCGATCACCGTGACCGGCGGGCACTGCTCGTTCCTCGGCGGGCAGGCCGACGGCGTGGAGCAGGTGCGCGCCCTGGTGCGGCGGCAGGCCGAGGACGGTGTGGACGTCATCAAGGTGATGGTGACGGGCGGGCACCTCACCCCCGAGGGCCCGTCGAGCTGGGAGCTCCAGTACGGCACCGAGGAGGTGGCCGCGGCCGTCGAGGAGGCGCGCCGCTTCGGCCTGCGGGTGGCGGCGCACGTGCACACCAGGGAGGGCGTCGAGGTCGCGGTGGCGGCGGGCGCGCACACGCTGGAGCACTGCACGTTCCTGACCGAGGCGGGCCCGCCGGCGGGCCCCGACGCCGACGAGAAGCTGATCCGGACCATCGCGGAAAAGGGCGTCTACGTCTGCCCGACGTTCCACGGGGGCATGGGGGCACTGGAGACCCGGTTCGGCGCCGACGTCCTGCGTCCCTGGCTGGAGATCCGCCGCGACCAGCATGAGCAGGGCGTCCGGCTGATCGCCGGGACCGACGCCGGCGTGACCGGCGTGGGGGTCGAGCAGTACGCCGAGGGACTGCGCTGGCTGGGACGCGCCGGGCTGCCCGCCGACGCGGTCATCGCGATGGCCACCTCGGTCGCGGCCGACGCCCTGGACCTCGGCGGCCGGACGGGACGCCTGCGCCCCGGGCTGGACGCCGACCTCATCGTCGTCGACGGCGACCCCCGCGCGGACCTGTCGGTGCTGCGGCACCCGCGGCTGGTCGTCGCCCGCGGCCGGTTCCACGTCCCGCGGGCCGGGGAAAGCCTGCCATGGGAATGA
- a CDS encoding ABC transporter permease — protein MTVARWLVRRLLLTVVVMLGAATVAFAGLQLTPGDPARVILGSTTPSPEQVEQVRRELGFDRPVPVQYGLFIGRLAKGDLGRSYQLREPVGELIGDQAWSSAALALTGFAVAFAVATALAVATAGRRPALRRLSVGLELIAISTPGFWVGVLLLTFFAFRWHLFPVAGGSGPGALVLPAVTLALGLVGVYAQVMREGMERALDEPFALTARTRGGGETSVRLRHALRHALIPMITISGWSVGALLSGAVVIETIFSRQGIGRVMAAAIAGRDLPVVTGVILVSALAFSLINMAVDGLYRIVDPRLRESAP, from the coding sequence GTGACCGTCGCGCGGTGGCTGGTCCGCCGGCTGCTGCTCACGGTCGTGGTCATGCTGGGCGCGGCGACGGTCGCCTTCGCCGGGCTCCAGCTCACCCCCGGCGATCCGGCGCGCGTCATCCTGGGCTCCACCACCCCGAGCCCGGAACAGGTCGAGCAGGTGCGCCGCGAACTGGGCTTCGACCGGCCCGTGCCCGTCCAGTACGGGCTGTTCATCGGCCGCCTGGCGAAGGGCGACCTCGGCCGTTCGTACCAGCTCAGGGAACCGGTCGGGGAGCTGATCGGCGATCAGGCGTGGTCCTCGGCGGCGCTCGCCCTCACCGGCTTCGCGGTGGCGTTCGCGGTGGCGACGGCGCTCGCCGTGGCGACCGCCGGGAGACGGCCGGCGCTGCGGCGCCTCTCGGTCGGGCTGGAGCTGATCGCCATCTCCACCCCCGGGTTCTGGGTCGGGGTGCTGCTGCTCACCTTCTTCGCCTTCCGCTGGCACCTCTTCCCCGTCGCGGGGGGATCGGGGCCGGGGGCGCTCGTCCTGCCCGCGGTCACCCTCGCGCTCGGCCTGGTGGGCGTCTACGCGCAGGTGATGCGCGAGGGGATGGAACGCGCCCTCGACGAGCCGTTCGCGCTCACCGCCCGCACCCGCGGCGGCGGCGAGACCTCGGTGCGCCTCAGGCACGCGCTGCGGCACGCCCTCATCCCCATGATCACCATTTCGGGCTGGAGCGTGGGCGCGCTGCTCAGCGGCGCGGTGGTGATCGAGACCATCTTCAGCCGCCAGGGCATCGGGAGGGTCATGGCGGCGGCCATCGCCGGCCGGGACCTGCCGGTGGTCACCGGGGTGATCCTGGTGTCGGCGCTGGCGTTCTCACTGATCAACATGGCAGTCGACGGCCTCTACCGGATCGTCGACCCGAGGCTGAGGGAGTCGGCCCCGTGA
- a CDS encoding ABC transporter substrate-binding protein produces the protein MPHPRTRRSTQRHRWAGVCAAVPLLLGTAAACGDGDDPAAQDGGLTFAASIEPDCLDPQMSGLDVTAVIVRGVFDSLVALTPDGKFHPWLAQRWTISKDAKTYTFDLRPGVTFHDGTPLDAAAVKATLDHAVDPKTKSRYAASLLRSYAEAKALDADTVEVRLSEPDASFLQAVSTAYLGVQSPKAIRENPAGLCLRPIGSGPFRFGSWTRNKNLTLTRNPGYSWGPPTAAHTGPARLAKLSIAFIPENAVRLGALTSGQADVIDDVPAMSVKSVEGSDRLRLLRANLPGAVFAIFPNTTHGPLTDERVRVALLRSLDLDQLVKSIYFGQYARAWSLLSPATVGYSRATERTWPYDPALSAKLLDQAGWTGRDSEGYRTKDGRRLTLRWPYLAKLMRDRRDVLAQGIQAQAKKAGIHIDLVSEDGGALAKDILTGSTMDLYSTGFVRAEPDILRYFFAAAWPPTKGGGNFFRLNDPELDGWLRAATATVDPAARAGHYAKIQDRVLRRGLAIPTYVPVRLVGTSSQVKGVAFDANGYPVFYDAQKGGS, from the coding sequence ATGCCCCACCCCCGGACTCGACGGTCCACGCAACGCCACCGCTGGGCCGGTGTGTGCGCGGCCGTCCCCCTGCTTCTCGGAACCGCCGCCGCGTGCGGCGACGGCGACGACCCGGCCGCACAGGACGGCGGCCTGACCTTCGCCGCCAGCATCGAGCCGGACTGCCTCGACCCGCAGATGAGCGGCCTCGACGTCACCGCCGTCATCGTCCGGGGCGTCTTCGACTCCCTGGTCGCCCTGACGCCGGACGGCAAGTTCCACCCCTGGCTGGCCCAGCGCTGGACGATCTCCAAGGACGCGAAGACCTACACCTTCGACCTCAGGCCGGGGGTCACGTTCCACGATGGGACGCCCCTGGACGCCGCGGCGGTGAAGGCGACCCTCGACCACGCGGTCGACCCGAAGACCAAATCGCGGTACGCCGCGAGCCTGCTCCGGTCGTACGCGGAGGCGAAGGCCCTCGACGCGGACACCGTCGAGGTCCGGCTGTCCGAGCCGGACGCCTCGTTCCTCCAGGCGGTGAGCACCGCCTACCTCGGCGTCCAATCGCCCAAGGCGATACGCGAGAACCCCGCGGGGCTGTGCCTGCGGCCCATCGGCTCGGGCCCCTTCCGGTTCGGATCCTGGACGCGCAACAAGAACCTCACGCTGACCAGGAATCCCGGATACTCCTGGGGGCCGCCCACCGCGGCGCACACCGGGCCCGCGCGCCTCGCCAAGCTGTCGATCGCGTTCATCCCCGAGAACGCCGTCCGCCTCGGCGCGCTCACCAGCGGGCAGGCCGACGTCATCGACGACGTGCCGGCGATGTCCGTCAAGAGCGTCGAGGGGTCGGACCGGCTGCGGCTGCTGCGCGCCAACCTGCCCGGCGCCGTCTTCGCCATCTTCCCCAACACCACGCACGGCCCCCTGACGGACGAGCGGGTCCGCGTCGCGCTGCTGCGCTCCCTCGACCTCGACCAGCTGGTCAAGTCGATCTACTTCGGCCAGTACGCGCGCGCCTGGAGCCTGCTCAGCCCCGCGACGGTGGGGTACTCCCGCGCGACCGAGCGGACCTGGCCGTACGACCCGGCGCTGAGCGCCAAGCTGCTCGACCAGGCGGGCTGGACGGGGCGTGACTCGGAGGGCTACCGCACCAAGGACGGGCGCCGCCTGACCCTGCGCTGGCCCTACCTGGCCAAGCTCATGCGGGACCGGCGCGACGTCCTGGCCCAGGGCATCCAGGCGCAGGCCAAGAAGGCCGGCATCCACATCGACCTGGTCAGCGAGGACGGCGGCGCGCTGGCCAAGGACATCCTCACCGGCAGCACCATGGACCTGTACTCGACGGGCTTCGTCCGGGCCGAACCCGACATCCTGCGGTACTTCTTCGCGGCGGCGTGGCCTCCCACCAAGGGCGGCGGGAACTTCTTCCGCCTCAACGACCCCGAGCTGGACGGCTGGCTGCGCGCCGCGACCGCCACCGTCGATCCCGCCGCCCGCGCCGGGCACTACGCCAAGATCCAGGACCGCGTCCTGCGCCGGGGGCTGGCCATCCCGACCTACGTCCCGGTGCGCCTGGTCGGCACGTCCTCGCAGGTCAAGGGCGTCGCCTTCGACGCCAACGGCTACCCGGTGTTCTACGACGCGCAGAAGGGGGGATCGTGA
- a CDS encoding TetR/AcrR family transcriptional regulator, producing MEPQETTAPPARPLRADVRRNRENLLAAAREIFAAHGAEASLESVAERAGVGIGTLYRHFPTRQDLLETLLTDGYVQLGQRADELLDDPSPGAALVAWLEAFIAQVTPFRGMAASVMVTLRDERSELFHACHAMRSSGATLFARAQEAGSVPPGTAFLDVLRLAGAIAMATEGEPVVSGRLLDLAVRGVIPGSAATSVTGPPH from the coding sequence ATGGAACCCCAGGAGACGACCGCCCCGCCGGCCCGCCCGCTCCGCGCCGACGTGCGCCGCAACCGCGAGAACCTGCTCGCCGCGGCCCGCGAGATCTTCGCCGCGCACGGCGCCGAGGCGTCCCTCGAATCGGTCGCCGAACGCGCCGGAGTGGGCATCGGGACCCTCTACCGCCACTTCCCCACCCGCCAGGACCTGCTGGAGACACTGCTCACCGATGGCTACGTCCAGCTCGGCCAGCGCGCGGACGAGCTGCTGGACGACCCGTCCCCCGGCGCCGCGCTGGTCGCCTGGCTGGAGGCGTTCATCGCGCAGGTCACGCCCTTCCGCGGCATGGCGGCCTCGGTGATGGTCACGCTGCGCGACGAGCGGTCGGAGCTGTTCCACGCCTGCCACGCGATGCGCTCGTCCGGGGCGACCCTGTTCGCCCGCGCCCAGGAGGCCGGGTCCGTCCCGCCCGGGACCGCGTTCCTGGACGTGCTGCGGCTCGCCGGCGCGATAGCCATGGCCACCGAGGGCGAGCCCGTGGTGAGCGGACGGCTCCTCGACCTGGCGGTCCGCGGGGTGATCCCCGGATCCGCCGCCACTTCCGTAACCGGGCCGCCACATTAA
- a CDS encoding MFS transporter — protein MSVSPSPPSVTTRPPGAARRGDRPGIALAVIVACQLMIVLDGTIVNIALPEIQRGLDFSETGKAWIITGYTLTFGGLLLLGGRIGDVLGRRRVFVAGVAVFTIASLLGGLATTGELLLAARVGQGAGAALAGPSTLALIVTNFRGEAERNKAMGIYSAIAGSGLVIGLILGGALTSGGSWRWVMFINVPIGLAIVLLAPLFVNEPPRHTGRFDVAGALTSTVGMVALVYGFTRVAEKDWGDATALGSFAVAVAALVLFLIVEARAKQPVMPYRLLRDRNRAAAYLNMLLLPATLMGLFFFVTQLLQNVYGYSAIKAGLAFLPMAVLQIVTARSSPALLPKFGPKPLMLTGAVGVFIGMAWLSRLSDGSGYATGVLGPLILVGAGMGLCFMPMSVTILSSVSPQDSGAASGLLQTMQQVGASLGIAVLVTVYGEAVRDEAKHPLAGANPQEQAHHLLTHGIATSFLCAAAIVVIAFLILLFGFRGKAAAKKDD, from the coding sequence ATGTCCGTCTCACCGTCGCCGCCCAGCGTGACGACACGGCCCCCGGGCGCGGCCCGCCGCGGGGACCGGCCCGGGATCGCCCTCGCGGTCATCGTGGCCTGCCAGCTGATGATCGTCCTGGACGGCACGATCGTGAACATCGCCCTGCCCGAGATCCAGCGGGGGCTCGACTTCTCCGAGACCGGCAAGGCGTGGATCATCACCGGCTACACGCTGACGTTCGGCGGCCTGCTCCTGCTGGGCGGGCGGATCGGCGACGTCCTCGGCCGGCGCCGCGTGTTCGTCGCCGGCGTCGCGGTGTTCACGATCGCCTCGCTGCTCGGCGGCCTCGCCACGACCGGTGAGCTGCTGCTGGCGGCCCGGGTCGGCCAGGGCGCCGGCGCCGCGCTGGCCGGGCCGAGCACCCTCGCGCTCATCGTGACCAACTTCAGGGGGGAGGCCGAGCGCAACAAGGCGATGGGCATCTACTCCGCCATCGCCGGCTCCGGCCTGGTCATCGGCCTGATCCTCGGGGGCGCGCTGACCTCCGGCGGCTCCTGGCGCTGGGTCATGTTCATCAACGTGCCGATCGGCCTGGCGATCGTGCTGCTCGCGCCGCTGTTCGTCAACGAGCCGCCGCGGCACACCGGGCGCTTCGACGTGGCCGGGGCGCTCACCTCGACCGTGGGCATGGTCGCGCTGGTCTACGGGTTCACGCGCGTCGCGGAGAAGGACTGGGGCGACGCCACCGCCCTCGGGTCCTTCGCCGTCGCCGTCGCCGCCCTCGTGCTGTTCCTGATCGTCGAGGCCCGCGCGAAGCAGCCCGTCATGCCCTACCGCCTGCTGCGCGACCGCAACCGGGCCGCCGCGTACCTCAACATGCTGCTGCTCCCCGCGACGCTGATGGGGCTGTTCTTCTTCGTCACCCAGCTGCTCCAGAACGTCTACGGCTACAGCGCGATCAAGGCGGGACTGGCGTTCCTGCCGATGGCGGTCCTCCAGATCGTCACCGCGCGCAGCTCGCCCGCGCTGCTCCCGAAGTTCGGGCCCAAGCCGCTCATGCTGACCGGCGCGGTGGGGGTCTTCATCGGGATGGCCTGGCTCAGCCGGCTCTCCGACGGCAGCGGCTACGCGACCGGCGTGCTCGGGCCGCTGATCCTCGTCGGCGCCGGCATGGGCCTGTGCTTCATGCCGATGAGCGTCACCATCCTGTCCTCGGTGTCGCCGCAGGACTCGGGCGCGGCGTCGGGACTGCTCCAGACCATGCAGCAGGTCGGCGCCTCACTGGGCATCGCCGTGCTGGTGACGGTCTACGGCGAGGCGGTCCGGGACGAGGCCAAGCACCCGTTGGCAGGGGCGAACCCGCAGGAGCAGGCCCACCACCTGCTCACGCACGGCATCGCCACGAGCTTCCTCTGCGCGGCGGCCATCGTGGTCATCGCGTTCCTGATCCTTCTGTTCGGGTTCCGGGGCAAGGCCGCGGCGAAGAAGGACGACTGA
- a CDS encoding LLM class flavin-dependent oxidoreductase: protein MSEPAAIKLSVLDVAPVWRGSSQAQALRDTLQLAPKVEGLGYHRYWVAEHHNTLSIASSSPPVLAAEIANATSTMRVGSGGVLLPNHPTLVVAEQFGMLEVLHPGRIDLGLGRAPGTDPLTALVLRRPTGGGGDFRRQIAELEGYFSENGGDGDPQAQVVAVPAPGHRPDMWVLGSSPASAALAAELGMPYAFAHHIAPQNAVRSLNLYRDEFRPSAHLERPYAIVASSVIVADTEERARRLAGPLAVTSLQLRTTGTAGPMLPPEEAAVYPFTPLERQVIGEGAGRHLVGAPETVGRAVHDLLASTRADELMALTTVHDPADRLRSYELLTELVPLAAPSLAGGAEE from the coding sequence TTGTCCGAACCCGCCGCCATCAAGCTGTCCGTCCTCGACGTCGCGCCCGTGTGGCGCGGATCCTCGCAGGCACAGGCACTCCGCGACACGCTCCAGCTCGCCCCCAAGGTCGAGGGCCTCGGCTACCACCGCTACTGGGTGGCCGAGCACCACAACACCCTCAGCATCGCCAGCTCGTCGCCGCCCGTGCTGGCCGCCGAGATCGCGAACGCCACGTCCACCATGCGGGTCGGGTCGGGCGGGGTGCTGCTGCCCAACCACCCGACGCTGGTCGTCGCCGAGCAGTTCGGGATGCTGGAGGTGCTGCACCCCGGACGCATCGACCTCGGCCTCGGCCGGGCGCCGGGCACCGACCCGCTCACCGCGCTCGTGCTGCGCCGTCCCACCGGGGGAGGCGGGGACTTCCGCCGTCAGATCGCCGAGCTCGAAGGCTACTTCTCCGAAAACGGCGGTGACGGCGACCCGCAGGCGCAGGTCGTCGCGGTGCCCGCCCCCGGCCACCGTCCGGACATGTGGGTGCTCGGGTCCAGTCCCGCCAGCGCCGCGCTCGCCGCGGAGCTCGGGATGCCGTACGCGTTCGCGCACCACATCGCCCCCCAGAACGCCGTGCGGTCCCTCAACCTCTACCGGGACGAGTTCCGGCCCTCCGCGCACCTGGAGCGGCCGTACGCGATCGTCGCGTCGTCGGTGATCGTGGCCGACACCGAGGAGCGGGCCCGCCGGCTCGCCGGGCCGCTCGCCGTCACCAGCCTCCAGCTGCGCACCACCGGCACGGCGGGCCCGATGCTGCCCCCGGAGGAGGCGGCGGTCTATCCCTTCACACCGCTCGAACGGCAGGTGATCGGGGAGGGCGCCGGCCGCCACCTCGTCGGGGCGCCCGAGACGGTGGGACGCGCCGTCCACGACCTGCTCGCCTCGACCCGCGCCGACGAGCTGATGGCGCTGACCACCGTCCACGATCCCGCCGACCGGCTGCGCTCGTACGAGCTGCTCACCGAGCTCGTCCCCCTCGCGGCCCCGTCACTCGCCGGAGGCGCCGAGGAGTGA